The following proteins come from a genomic window of Thermoproteus sp.:
- a CDS encoding molybdopterin dinucleotide binding domain-containing protein has product MVVVGAKLTRRDFLKLAAVTGTAVAIAATVGKERFLFNRVFKEGAKLEATTGDVVAFTTCYGCLGRCNVQVTISPNKLPRFITGSIHTRNEGATCAIGASTMLHYLSPARLRSPLLRVPTSERCTGDFIEITYDDMLDILINGDNAAILKERGWKYGFLGMKQINQCCPEKFAYFTGRDQYNPAENTWFAAMFGSPNQGGHGGFCAVNVAAGGSYILGGTWWEYGGFDSKYTKLLILAGITQDHFPTIFRREITKIKDRGGEIIYMSPERIGNLGQVSDEWIPVVPGTDGAVVWSVIQVLLTQWKNGVKAIDEDYLKWYTNAPWLVITNPDGSIDPPQAPNTGLFLRIKNKNGDWVPAVMGSDGNIYPFTDVPWQNGVSPMLEYNGPATVPKGPDTAETVTVRVRTVFTLIEEEAMKSDYTPENIEAKWGTPPAYKIRELAQKIIDLLNNGRVVVPAKWTDYLGRQHDYFIGTPFSVYIMRGISAHTNGFQTSRAFALLLSLVGAVDTPGGWMYKAPAPWPIPDGDYWPPYITPPDPRMRVTQEDYSENPSLFTGPNGEKLVGAIGGTMISERVLNDGTVVVLDVHKVPYPKAIQVTTKVINYTPDNVVVDDNGHPLLIDRAFSWEFPFALHRIWTAVNIDAGLEWPYRLEFLLWHITNPYWDNAYDIDKDIGLLLKRDSDGRYRIPFVAIVDTFYGGSVPCVDLVIPDTTFFERYGEHSLLDRPTSAVYGPADNIEWPILPPLFNEVRPWSDGEIILGTKLGLPGFVDQNGNPMYPNLMYDWLWKFQYAPGIGVLYMARGKGGTSCCKGDPNPDQIKMYVYPGYIPAANYSSQNTYPPPQKIPVTNGKYPPGVNPGTQTVGHAFGYYELPLEIRYFRHVNQGYLQWAVSVGMMPYAKPVIIQLYSEIIQKYKLAAYGLWKGYNAYYYYMYKKTGDQKYLQLAQKNASPPNDWWGSHVAQIIKQYYNPIPAWYPPLDWLAPDGSPPDQYPIATINRKTTPWFYHTWENHHPWLRQMIPYSVVWMNPKTAAQYGIKDGDWVEFTSRGGEVARGQVKLTEAIAPGVVGYWKSRNARAGAFGIPPNSLEVTKGFMFNDIYVYTRAQSQGGVANSNYTVDGLIAAVQQGNYPTLNLDPFSGKTAWGDLRVKIVRIANDKPESAWGNADQYVKTPPKLIVGSEAWSISVFNYNAYQQPSQMGISWYQVNSAWYQFQQTVEGGMGYSFQDALKPMKKQKPSGE; this is encoded by the coding sequence ATGGTGGTCGTAGGCGCTAAGCTCACCAGGAGGGACTTCCTAAAGCTGGCGGCCGTCACAGGCACCGCCGTAGCGATAGCCGCGACTGTAGGGAAGGAGCGGTTCTTATTCAATAGGGTCTTCAAGGAGGGCGCCAAGCTTGAGGCGACCACGGGGGACGTCGTGGCCTTCACCACATGCTACGGCTGTTTGGGCAGGTGCAACGTCCAAGTGACCATAAGCCCCAACAAGTTGCCGAGATTCATAACAGGCTCAATCCATACGCGCAATGAAGGCGCCACTTGCGCCATAGGCGCCTCGACCATGTTGCACTACTTAAGCCCGGCGAGGCTCAGATCGCCCCTATTGAGGGTGCCCACAAGCGAGAGATGCACCGGCGACTTCATCGAGATAACCTACGACGACATGCTCGATATATTGATCAACGGCGACAACGCCGCGATCTTGAAGGAGAGGGGCTGGAAGTACGGCTTCCTCGGCATGAAGCAAATAAACCAATGTTGCCCCGAGAAGTTTGCCTACTTCACCGGCAGGGACCAGTATAACCCAGCCGAAAACACTTGGTTCGCCGCCATGTTCGGCTCGCCGAATCAAGGAGGCCACGGAGGGTTCTGCGCCGTCAATGTCGCGGCCGGCGGGTCCTACATATTGGGAGGGACTTGGTGGGAATATGGAGGGTTCGACTCCAAATACACTAAGCTATTGATCCTGGCCGGCATAACGCAAGACCACTTCCCCACAATATTCAGGAGGGAAATCACCAAGATAAAGGATAGAGGAGGCGAGATAATATACATGTCGCCCGAAAGGATAGGCAACTTGGGCCAAGTCTCCGACGAGTGGATACCGGTGGTCCCCGGCACCGACGGAGCCGTCGTGTGGTCTGTAATACAGGTATTGTTGACCCAGTGGAAGAACGGCGTGAAGGCCATAGACGAGGATTACCTCAAGTGGTACACCAACGCGCCGTGGCTCGTAATAACCAACCCCGACGGTTCTATAGACCCGCCGCAGGCGCCTAACACTGGACTCTTCTTGAGGATCAAGAACAAGAACGGCGACTGGGTACCGGCGGTGATGGGCTCCGACGGCAATATCTATCCCTTCACCGACGTGCCGTGGCAGAACGGCGTGTCCCCAATGCTGGAATACAACGGCCCTGCGACAGTGCCCAAAGGCCCCGACACGGCCGAGACCGTGACCGTCAGGGTGAGGACTGTCTTCACCCTCATAGAGGAGGAGGCCATGAAGTCCGACTACACGCCCGAAAACATAGAGGCCAAATGGGGCACCCCGCCGGCCTACAAGATAAGAGAACTAGCCCAAAAGATAATAGACCTCCTGAACAACGGGAGGGTAGTCGTGCCCGCCAAATGGACTGACTACTTGGGGAGACAACACGACTACTTCATAGGGACTCCGTTCTCGGTGTACATTATGAGGGGCATATCGGCCCACACCAACGGCTTCCAGACGTCCCGCGCCTTCGCCTTACTGTTGTCGCTAGTGGGCGCGGTCGACACGCCGGGAGGCTGGATGTACAAAGCGCCCGCGCCTTGGCCTATACCCGACGGCGACTACTGGCCGCCCTATATAACTCCGCCCGACCCGAGGATGAGGGTAACCCAAGAAGACTACAGCGAAAACCCATCGTTGTTCACAGGCCCCAACGGCGAGAAGCTCGTGGGCGCCATAGGGGGGACCATGATCTCCGAGAGGGTGCTTAACGACGGCACCGTTGTCGTGCTGGACGTCCACAAGGTGCCGTATCCCAAGGCGATACAAGTCACCACTAAGGTGATCAACTATACGCCGGACAACGTAGTGGTAGACGACAACGGCCATCCCTTGCTGATAGACAGGGCCTTCAGCTGGGAGTTCCCATTCGCGCTACACAGGATATGGACCGCCGTCAATATCGATGCAGGCCTCGAGTGGCCCTACAGGCTGGAGTTCCTGCTGTGGCACATCACCAACCCCTATTGGGACAACGCCTACGACATAGACAAGGACATAGGCCTCCTGCTCAAGAGGGACTCCGACGGGAGGTACAGAATACCCTTCGTGGCGATAGTGGATACCTTCTACGGAGGCTCTGTGCCCTGCGTCGACTTAGTGATACCCGACACCACCTTCTTCGAGCGCTACGGCGAGCACAGCCTGCTCGACAGGCCCACCAGCGCAGTCTACGGCCCGGCCGACAACATAGAGTGGCCCATATTGCCGCCTCTCTTCAACGAGGTAAGGCCGTGGAGCGACGGCGAGATAATATTGGGCACGAAGCTCGGCTTGCCGGGCTTCGTGGACCAAAACGGCAACCCCATGTACCCCAACCTGATGTACGACTGGCTCTGGAAGTTCCAATACGCGCCGGGCATCGGCGTGTTGTACATGGCAAGAGGGAAAGGCGGCACCTCCTGCTGTAAGGGCGACCCCAACCCCGACCAGATAAAGATGTACGTATATCCTGGCTACATACCGGCCGCCAACTACTCCAGCCAGAACACCTACCCGCCGCCTCAGAAGATACCTGTCACCAACGGCAAGTACCCGCCAGGCGTCAACCCCGGTACCCAGACCGTAGGCCACGCCTTCGGCTACTACGAACTGCCCCTAGAGATTAGATACTTCCGCCACGTCAATCAGGGCTATCTGCAGTGGGCCGTCAGCGTCGGCATGATGCCCTACGCCAAGCCCGTAATAATACAGCTGTATTCTGAAATCATACAGAAGTACAAACTGGCGGCCTACGGCTTGTGGAAGGGCTACAACGCCTACTACTACTACATGTACAAGAAGACTGGCGACCAGAAATACCTACAACTGGCCCAGAAGAACGCGTCGCCGCCCAACGACTGGTGGGGAAGCCACGTGGCCCAGATCATAAAGCAGTACTACAACCCGATACCTGCGTGGTACCCGCCGCTGGATTGGCTTGCGCCCGACGGCTCTCCGCCTGACCAATATCCAATTGCTACAATCAACAGAAAGACGACGCCGTGGTTCTACCACACTTGGGAGAACCACCACCCGTGGCTGAGGCAGATGATACCGTACTCTGTGGTGTGGATGAACCCCAAGACCGCGGCTCAATACGGCATAAAGGACGGCGACTGGGTCGAGTTCACCAGCAGGGGAGGCGAGGTCGCAAGGGGACAGGTAAAGCTGACGGAGGCCATTGCGCCCGGCGTCGTCGGCTACTGGAAGTCGAGAAACGCCAGAGCGGGCGCCTTCGGCATACCGCCCAACTCGCTGGAGGTGACCAAGGGCTTTATGTTCAACGACATATATGTCTACACCAGAGCGCAAAGCCAAGGAGGCGTAGCCAACTCGAACTACACTGTGGACGGGCTGATAGCGGCGGTTCAGCAGGGCAACTACCCCACGCTCAACCTAGACCCGTTCAGCGGCAAGACCGCTTGGGGCGACTTGAGGGTCAAGATAGTGAGGATAGCTAACGACAAGCCCGAATCGGCTTGGGGCAACGCCGACCAGTACGTGAAGACTCCGCCCAAGCTCATAGTAGGCTCGGAGGCTTGGTCCATATCGGTCTTCAACTACAATGCATACCAACAGCCCAGCCAGATGGGCATCAGCTGGTACCAAGTGAACTCGGCTTGGTATCAATTCCAGCAGACCGTGGAGGGGGGCATGGGCTATAGCTTCCAAGACGCGCTTAAACCCATGAAGAAACAAAAGCCCTCTGGGGAGTAG
- the nrfD gene encoding NrfD/PsrC family molybdoenzyme membrane anchor subunit — translation MSNPWPVSWSGWGPYMPPGFEMIWGWRIAAAVFFTALGAMSMLLSSFFELRRVKGIATRYGMIAGWIFILIALAFFVIDLGVPSRAGNIIFIGWPNGRLAQSWMDWGVMFLGGMTIWGLLYIGAQFVKALQKPIFLTVLYYLIMITAVLSTVYTAFLFSAAGGKSYWWNGSLPFLWLSSGLGYGAAFMLLLARFVKLERGSDLAKLRHFIHELSWIDLLAVVFEAFAWAIFLTVAYSNHVEASIPLTQLLFVEYAPYFWGFVVTLGIAIPLLLEIALMRTDPLGKFAAVAIPIIFIAVMVGGYTLRYIVIATAYYYSPFTPLTNAVSEWGPWWS, via the coding sequence ATGTCCAATCCCTGGCCTGTAAGCTGGAGCGGCTGGGGTCCCTACATGCCGCCGGGCTTCGAGATGATATGGGGCTGGAGGATCGCCGCCGCTGTCTTCTTCACTGCGCTCGGCGCGATGTCCATGTTATTGTCGTCGTTCTTCGAGTTGAGGAGAGTCAAAGGCATCGCCACACGCTACGGCATGATCGCAGGGTGGATTTTCATATTGATAGCGTTGGCCTTCTTCGTCATAGACCTCGGCGTGCCCTCCAGGGCCGGCAACATAATATTCATAGGCTGGCCCAACGGGAGGCTGGCCCAGTCCTGGATGGACTGGGGCGTGATGTTCCTAGGCGGGATGACCATATGGGGCCTCCTCTACATAGGCGCCCAGTTCGTAAAGGCCCTCCAGAAGCCTATATTCCTGACGGTGCTCTACTACCTAATTATGATAACTGCAGTGCTCTCTACTGTTTATACCGCATTTCTATTCTCAGCCGCCGGCGGGAAGTCGTATTGGTGGAACGGCTCCCTGCCCTTCCTATGGCTCTCCTCGGGGCTGGGCTATGGCGCGGCCTTCATGCTCTTGCTGGCTAGATTCGTCAAGCTGGAGAGAGGCTCCGATCTGGCCAAATTGAGGCACTTCATACACGAGCTCAGCTGGATCGATCTGCTGGCCGTCGTCTTCGAGGCCTTCGCCTGGGCTATATTCCTGACGGTCGCCTACTCCAACCACGTAGAGGCGAGCATACCGCTGACCCAACTGCTCTTCGTCGAATACGCGCCCTACTTCTGGGGCTTCGTCGTGACGTTGGGCATAGCCATACCGCTACTCTTAGAGATAGCCCTCATGAGGACGGACCCTCTGGGCAAATTTGCGGCTGTTGCTATACCTATCATATTCATAGCAGTGATGGTGGGCGGATACACTTTGAGGTATATCGTAATAGCCACGGCATACTACTACAGCCCGTTCACCCCCTTAACAAATGCAGTTAGCGAGTGGGGGCCATGGTGGTCGTAG
- a CDS encoding transcriptional regulator, protein MHIHLEHQCISILITLLLMQARGARPSLYNVARETGISIATIYRRALELARTGLLLKVGRGSYVVTPKGAFYLAAVAIKEGGPDYMLKAAVRRLKADWGLADMSDEEVETYIRLVLAGLERLGRSPLSFCADDFGRTVQVLLPPKFGGVDIVEVIARHLSVPLEMVKKAERVVARAILEFFPSIRLPDGCKVVAMPFGEYGTRLSVLASYCRINGYMLGLRCPTGRALVADAVRRIFQNNEKFNGAA, encoded by the coding sequence GTGCACATACATTTAGAGCATCAATGCATCTCGATTTTAATCACATTGTTGCTCATGCAGGCTCGGGGGGCGCGCCCGTCGTTATATAACGTGGCGAGGGAGACGGGAATCAGCATAGCCACAATATATAGGAGAGCTCTGGAGCTCGCCCGGACGGGTCTCCTGCTTAAAGTGGGCCGCGGGTCCTACGTAGTGACTCCCAAGGGCGCCTTCTACCTCGCGGCGGTGGCTATCAAAGAAGGCGGCCCCGACTATATGCTCAAGGCAGCCGTAAGGAGGCTGAAGGCCGATTGGGGGCTGGCCGACATGTCCGACGAGGAGGTAGAGACCTACATAAGGCTGGTCTTAGCGGGGCTGGAGAGGCTGGGCAGATCTCCTCTCAGTTTTTGTGCCGACGACTTCGGGAGGACCGTACAGGTGCTCCTCCCGCCTAAATTCGGCGGGGTGGACATCGTGGAGGTCATAGCCCGCCACCTCTCGGTGCCTCTAGAGATGGTGAAGAAGGCAGAAAGAGTTGTGGCGAGAGCGATCCTCGAGTTCTTCCCCTCGATTAGGCTCCCCGACGGATGTAAGGTCGTGGCCATGCCCTTCGGCGAATACGGCACGCGGCTGTCGGTCCTCGCTTCCTACTGCCGTATCAACGGCTATATGCTAGGTCTCCGTTGCCCCACTGGGAGGGCCCTCGTGGCGGATGCCGTGAGGCGAATTTTTCAAAATAATGAAAAATTCAACGGCGCGGCCTAA
- a CDS encoding MBL fold metallo-hydrolase: protein MRRIKVPLPGMELGHVNVYVVECGDGYGLIDVGIATYDAAVGLLKGLREAGIRPWDVTHIFLTHFHADHSTLLSLLSQIAPAEYYIGEAELNVGSDFDGFLNELFSEYIRQGAPSGFVEEAKRVAPMVRFKKAFEDIWRLDWRKVRDGEDLPCGLKAVWTPGHTPGHTVYVEGRRVYTGDHILPKITPNISYWYKIEGYDPLGEYMRSLLKTKGLGVGYPAHGEVIEDLDSRIDEILKHHEERLAEVESALRGGPLTAYEVARRIRWDIGPFDGLDVYNKFFAVGEALAHLVHLESVGRVESFERDGVVYWRAAKA, encoded by the coding sequence ATGCGGCGGATTAAAGTGCCCCTCCCCGGCATGGAGCTGGGCCATGTCAACGTCTACGTGGTGGAGTGCGGCGACGGCTACGGCCTAATAGACGTGGGTATAGCCACCTACGATGCGGCGGTCGGCCTCTTGAAGGGGCTGAGGGAGGCGGGCATAAGGCCTTGGGACGTGACGCACATATTCTTGACTCACTTCCACGCCGACCATTCGACACTGCTGTCCTTGTTGTCGCAAATAGCGCCAGCTGAGTACTACATCGGTGAGGCCGAACTGAACGTCGGGTCCGATTTCGACGGGTTCCTAAATGAGCTGTTCTCGGAGTATATAAGGCAAGGCGCGCCCAGTGGGTTCGTCGAGGAGGCGAAGAGGGTGGCCCCCATGGTCAGGTTCAAGAAGGCCTTCGAGGACATATGGAGGCTCGACTGGAGGAAGGTGAGGGACGGCGAGGACCTCCCCTGCGGTCTGAAGGCCGTCTGGACTCCAGGCCATACGCCGGGCCATACGGTCTACGTTGAGGGTAGGCGGGTCTACACGGGCGACCACATCTTGCCGAAAATAACGCCCAACATCTCCTATTGGTACAAAATAGAGGGCTACGACCCCCTGGGCGAATACATGCGGAGTCTCTTGAAGACGAAGGGGCTCGGCGTCGGCTATCCCGCCCATGGAGAAGTCATAGAGGACCTAGACAGCAGGATTGACGAGATTCTGAAACACCACGAGGAGAGGCTCGCCGAGGTGGAGTCCGCGCTTCGGGGCGGGCCCCTGACGGCCTACGAGGTGGCGAGGAGGATAAGGTGGGACATAGGGCCCTTCGACGGCCTCGACGTATATAACAAGTTCTTCGCCGTGGGGGAGGCGCTGGCCCATTTGGTCCATCTGGAGTCTGTCGGGCGGGTCGAGTCCTTCGAGAGAGACGGCGTCGTCTACTGGCGGGCCGCGAAAGCTTAA
- a CDS encoding YeeE/YedE thiosulfate transporter family protein, translating into MSQILYAQTQYERDRRIAYITAISLLVLSLLMLSGGIYVQTVLHVKAPLWLGVIAALPFAITLEMLNFSDPDTLFRFLALQDRFMFICFGLVVGLGSILLYGLNLFTSPNFGLKALFVGGVALGGLLFGIGVGLAGYFPGTILVALGQGRRDALYAFVGGLLGALTWSLIFGWARGPLWNTLNFGAVRWPQLFGISPNDKAGMFLGAMVFGVLLFLLFLFLPRYPKQPARLACGPRLAGAGRDVTVRFTEFMDENLAKYPNQNRFLLEVTSESSVKAARFFAIVGFAAMIEAVSVILLRQIFGQSTTYAWIDAQLAYLVSPYWAASNPYFQLFGGLSITGGVPTNQPFSAIGWEPMTDFGMFVGGLISSILISRRFMGFRRQVPRAWAHRFGDSELKRFLGSFFGAYLVLFGARMANGCASGHILSGDLQMLVSSALFFVMVIIGSIITLRYVIGLRINSWGYVK; encoded by the coding sequence ATGTCCCAAATACTTTATGCGCAAACACAATATGAAAGGGATAGAAGAATAGCATATATAACCGCCATATCGTTGCTCGTATTATCGTTACTAATGCTGTCGGGCGGCATCTACGTGCAGACGGTTCTACACGTAAAGGCGCCGTTATGGCTCGGCGTAATTGCCGCCCTCCCCTTCGCCATAACGCTCGAGATGTTGAACTTCTCCGATCCGGACACGCTATTTAGGTTCTTGGCGCTTCAAGACAGATTCATGTTCATCTGCTTCGGCCTAGTTGTCGGCCTGGGCTCCATCCTCCTCTACGGGCTCAACCTATTCACAAGCCCCAACTTCGGCCTTAAGGCCTTATTCGTGGGGGGCGTAGCCCTTGGGGGCCTGCTGTTCGGCATAGGCGTGGGCCTCGCCGGATACTTCCCGGGCACCATCCTAGTGGCGTTAGGCCAAGGCAGAAGAGACGCCCTATACGCGTTCGTGGGCGGCCTCCTCGGAGCCCTCACTTGGTCCCTGATATTCGGATGGGCCAGAGGGCCCTTGTGGAACACACTCAACTTCGGCGCGGTGAGGTGGCCACAGCTATTCGGAATATCGCCCAACGACAAGGCGGGCATGTTCCTCGGCGCGATGGTCTTCGGGGTCCTGTTGTTCCTTCTGTTCTTATTCCTGCCGAGGTACCCCAAACAGCCCGCCAGACTCGCATGCGGCCCCCGTCTGGCAGGCGCAGGCAGAGACGTCACAGTGAGGTTTACCGAATTCATGGACGAAAACCTAGCGAAATATCCAAATCAGAATAGATTCCTGCTGGAGGTCACCAGCGAAAGTAGCGTAAAGGCCGCCAGGTTCTTCGCGATAGTGGGCTTTGCGGCAATGATAGAGGCCGTCTCGGTGATATTACTCCGTCAGATTTTCGGACAGTCAACGACCTACGCCTGGATAGACGCCCAACTGGCCTATCTGGTGAGCCCCTACTGGGCCGCCTCCAATCCCTACTTCCAGCTATTCGGCGGCTTGAGCATAACGGGCGGAGTGCCCACCAACCAGCCCTTTTCCGCCATCGGATGGGAGCCCATGACGGATTTCGGCATGTTCGTAGGCGGCCTTATATCCTCCATACTTATCTCGAGGCGGTTTATGGGCTTTAGGAGGCAAGTGCCGAGGGCTTGGGCTCATAGGTTCGGAGACTCCGAGCTCAAGAGGTTCCTCGGCTCTTTCTTCGGGGCCTATCTAGTCCTTTTCGGCGCCAGGATGGCTAACGGCTGCGCCAGCGGCCACATATTGAGCGGCGATCTCCAAATGCTCGTATCTAGTGCCCTCTTCTTCGTCATGGTTATTATCGGAAGCATAATCACCTTGAGATATGTAATAGGACTCAGAATAAACTCTTGGGGCTACGTAAAATAA
- a CDS encoding DUF3782 domain-containing protein: MYRQKMLAEDLIKELERRPELARRLAEVLAPHIASYIAVPLNVATRDDVAKLEARLGGVERGVKGLGDEVQSLRSEVQGLEKEVQMLSRKLDALGARWGIFSEEAFRRGVGEFLKQAGYKVERWEHFDADGYVFGFPSAVDLDIIIKDGKVIVAEIKSSISRGDLASFIKKVELYEKVTGRKADGKYLLTYYIGERDLEKLKKVAENFGVVIIHPESLGEEP, translated from the coding sequence ATGTATAGACAAAAAATGTTGGCCGAGGACTTGATCAAAGAATTGGAGAGAAGGCCGGAGCTCGCGAGAAGGCTAGCTGAGGTGTTGGCGCCGCATATAGCCAGCTACATAGCCGTGCCCCTCAACGTCGCCACAAGGGACGACGTCGCAAAACTCGAGGCCAGGTTAGGGGGCGTTGAGAGAGGGGTCAAAGGCTTGGGCGATGAGGTGCAGAGCTTGAGGAGCGAGGTCCAGGGCCTTGAGAAAGAGGTTCAGATGTTAAGCAGAAAGCTGGACGCCCTGGGCGCCAGGTGGGGTATTTTCAGCGAGGAGGCCTTTAGGCGAGGCGTAGGCGAGTTTCTGAAACAGGCCGGCTACAAGGTGGAGAGATGGGAGCACTTCGACGCCGACGGATACGTATTCGGCTTCCCCAGCGCGGTCGATCTAGACATAATTATAAAGGACGGCAAGGTCATAGTCGCAGAGATCAAGTCCTCAATATCGAGAGGCGACCTCGCCTCCTTTATCAAGAAGGTGGAGCTCTACGAAAAGGTCACCGGGAGGAAGGCAGACGGCAAATACCTACTAACTTACTACATAGGCGAGAGAGATCTCGAAAAGCTCAAGAAGGTCGCCGAGAACTTCGGCGTCGTGATCATCCACCCCGAATCTCTCGGCGAGGAGCCGTAG